The Physeter macrocephalus isolate SW-GA chromosome 17, ASM283717v5, whole genome shotgun sequence nucleotide sequence TGCCACACAGGCAATGCAATCTGGTGCCACTTCATGTTCTAATGATGGTAGCAGGACAGAACTGGGCACTCCTAGCATGGAGACGTCTTCTAGCTTTGTTTTCCTTGAGGACTGTGAGAAAGGGGGCTCACAACATGAATCtcgagatttatttatttttatttatttatttttttggccacgctgcacggcttgcgggaatcttagttccctgaccagagattgaacccgtgccccctgcagtggaagcgcggagtcctaaccactggaccgccagggaagtcccgcatctTGAGATTTAAATTGGCTGCCTTTCATTGCAAAGTGCTTTTAAAGATTGCAGGGGGTACTTCTTCTGAGCTGTGACCAGGCTGAGCCCTACACATTAGCAGCCCAAACTTGGCTTTGGGGCAACCTGGGGGTTAAGGTTAAGGTTAAGGTCGCCCTCCCCCGCCCTGTTTCTGAGGTGTCCCTTTGCCTGTCTGCAGAAGGTAGTGTTCTAAGTGACCTAAAGAAGGAGGCGGGCACTTGAGGGTGTCATTCTCTCCTCCAACAAAATCTTTATTCCACGTGGGGTACTAGTCACCCTGCGGGACATGGGCGACCAAGGTCTCCCTCTGTCCCCACTTGTCTccttttccctgtctctctctgtctctgggtgTCTCTTAGTGCTCCTCACGGGGTGTCTCCTTGCAAGGCCTGTCTCTAAATCTCTGTTGCTCTCTCGGCTTCCCCCCATGTCTGCCTCCTGTGTTCTCCAGGCCTCGGAGCTGGGAATGACCTCAGCGTTTTACAAGTACATCCTCACCACCATGGTGCGTACCCCCTGCAGCTCCCGAAGCCCCCATCTCCCTCTGCGGCGTGTGCCCTGTcgcgggcccagcccctccctcaccccctcttcTCGGTCCCAGGACTTCCCCATCCTGCACCTGGATGGGATCGTGGAGGACTCCTCCAACATCCTGGGCTTCTCCATGTTCAACACCTCTCACCCCTTCTATCCTGAGTTCGTGCGCAGCCTCAACATGTCCTGGAGGGAGAACTGTGAAGCCAGCACCTACCCCGGCCCCGCGGTGAGCTCACACCCTCGCCCCCGGCACACGGGCACCCTGCACACAGACACTTCCGGGGCCCTTTCAGGCCTTGGCCGCTTGTGCTCAGAACCCTCTGGTGCCCCACTGGCTGTCCGAGAACATCCACGAGGCCTCACGGCGTGGCCCTGAGCTAAGTCTgacccctttcttcctctccacctCCCAAGCCGCTCCAGCCACATGGGTCTCCTCCAGGTGCCTCTGCTGCCCCAGCACATGcgcacctcagggcctttgcacttgctcttcctgCTGCTTTGCGTGCACTTCCCCGGGGAACTAGCAGTTCGCTCCCTCCTCTCCAAGtttctgctcaaatatcaccctGTTTACAAAATGGCAAACTACCCACTATTTAGCCACCTTCCCTGCCagctttttctccatagcatctACCTTTGCTTATCTAATCACCACGTGGCTTGCTCTATGTTTTGCTTAGAGGTATGTACAGATATTTAGcttgtaagttccatgagggcggGTGTTTCGGTTCGTTCACcattgtatccccagcatctaaaACCACCCGCTCAGAGTAGGTATCCGataatatatgttgaataaatgcaaACATACAAAAGATGcatatttatgtgtatttgtTCACAAACATCTAGCCACACGCCGAGGTACCGAGACACTCCTACGTGCACAGAAACTCACACAGACACCGAGCCTTGCAGTCAGACGTGTGCGTGCAGGGCCGTCGCACACATACACGGACAGGGGAGCATCCATCCGCACCCCGCACATGCCTACCCAACACAGATATTCAGACCTCCGCCCCACCCAGCCAAGACACGCTCTCCCAGACACACGTCCCATGTTGGCCGTCACCGCTCGGTGGCCATTTTGTGTTGAGCCCTCACTGCGTGCCAGGCGCTCTTTTGAGCACTTTGCATGCATCGTCTCGCTTGAGCCCCACATAAGCACTCGGAGGCAGAGATGACTATCACCCTTTCTTTACaagggaggaaactgagattctgaGAGAGGTGTGGACTTGGCTCTCTACAGGAAATAGTAGGGCCGAGCCTCCAGCTCAGAGCCTCCCAAGCCCTGGACTCATAACCGTTACGCTCTCCTGCTTCCTGCACATCAGGCCCACCCTGTATATAGACAGACAGGCCCGTTTGTGCAGCCCCACACATAAATGTGTCCCCGGACACACTCAGACAGGGGCTGTGGctgtctccccccaccctccatgaCCCTACATCAGCCACAAAGACACACGGATTCCTGCTCCCCCCAGCATCCCCCTTGAGGGTGACAGACAGCTGGCCGTCTAGGCAAACCCTCGCAGAGGTGCCCTTCCCCAGACAGACACGGGCCGCACGCCGTCAGGAAGAGCTGCCCCCGCGGCGGCGCGGGAAGCACGCACGTCTTTTCCACTGTCACCCCCGATCCCCTAGAAGACCCTCCTCGCTCCTGACCTGCGTGGTTTTATGTTGCTGGAGAGAGGAGAGTTGTCTCAGGGCTTAGGGGTGGCACCGCGGGGCTTTGGGGCTCCCCTGGCTGAACTGCATCtttcccatccctccccatctctgcctcccccacaccccacaccccagctGTCAGCTGCCCTGATGTTCGACGCCGTGCACGTGGTGGTGAGCGCCGTCCGGGAGCTGAACCGCAGCCAGGAGATCGGTGTGAAGCCGCTGGCCTGTACGTCGGCCAACATTTGGCCCCATGGGACCAGCCTCATGAACTACCTGCGCATGGTGAGCCAGGAGCGGGGAGGGCCGAGGGGGCGGGGCAGCCTGCCTCCCGGGGGCGGGGTGCTCACTGTGTCCACCCCGCGGCCCCCCCGCCCTGtccccccacctccaaccccGGCCCCCGCCTCCTGCTCTCCCTGGGCCTCACTCTCCCGTCTGTCTCTCCTCTCCCGGCCTTCCCCTGCCTGTCTGCGCTGCTCTTGCCCCGCTTCTTTGTTCCATCTCCTCCCGTCTGCTGGCATGCTGTCTTACTCGTTTACCTGTGATCCTTCCTGgtccctctccctctgtctcgtctcctccatctctgtctcttcccctctGGGCCCCGgccaccctcccctctgccctcctcccgcCCTGCTAGGTAGAGTATGACGGGCTGACTGGGCGGGTCGAGTTCAACAGCAAAGGGCAGAGGACCAACTACACCCTGCGCATCCTGGAGAAGTCTCGGCAGGGCCACCGAGAGGTGAGCATCCCCAGGACGATGCCGGAGCCTGGatggggccgggggccggggcggggcggggcggggcccagAGGGCTGAGGCACCCTCAGGCGGGGCCTGTGCTGACAGCGCCCTCTCTGCCTCAGATCGGGGTGTGGTACTCCAACCGGACCCTGGCGATGAACGCCACCACCCTGGACATCAACCTGTCGCAGACACTGGCCAATAAGACGCTGGTGGTTACGACCATCCTGGTGAGTGGCCCTTGTGGGGACAGGCGGTAGATGAAGGTGCCTTTCCTGAGCGGTGCCCCAGGCCAGTCCTAGTGAGGAGGAGGGATGCCTGGGCTGGCACAGCACGCAGACCAGTGGGGACGTGACCCAGGCACCCGACAACTCCTGATCGTGGCCGCGACGTCACCAACCTAATTGCGGCCGGAGCAGCGGTGGGCACAGGCTCTGCCATCAGAGCCAGGTCCGGCCCTGGGTGCTGCCAGCCTGCCGAGGCACGGCAGAGATGGCATCCTGAGGATTCCACGAGGCGGTACAGGCGGGGCGCCTCTCGCGGCGCCTGGCCCGGGGTAGGCCCCTGTAAATCACCATTGCTAGAGCAGCCGTTTTGTCGCATTTGCCCACCGAGTGTGTTGACACATGCCAACTTATTTAATATCCATCTtgaagaggctcagagaggtcaagcgacttgcccaggtcacacagcaagtataAGGCATAGCCAGGACGAATGCCATGTCTCTTACAAGGCGTAGCCAGGATAGATGCCACGTCTCTGAGTCTCCAGAgcccgagtcctaaccactgtgctcTGGATGTCCAGTCCTCTCCTTCCTGAGCACCAGCCGTGGAGATGGTCCTGTAGCCCCTGGGGTGTCACTCCTGCATTTTACCAGACCAGAGACCGAGGTGCCTTCGTGTGTCAGCGATATATGGAGCACCTGttctgcaccaggcactgtgctaggcccttGCAGGTGTCACTCATTACACCTCTCAGCTAGTCGGTGAGGTTTGTCCTAGCTTCCTCCTTTTGAGGGTAAGGAAACAGGTCACAGGGCGAGTCCCTGCTGGAGCTGAGTGACATGCTCGGgagcccctgccctctcccctgcaccctgctgcttcctgccaggaggccagggaggggagaCGCACAGGACCCGGGAAGCAGGAGGCTGCCTCGAGCAGCTGGGTTTCGTAGCAGCTGGGTCCCTGGCCCGCTGGCATCTGTTGTCTGGGGGAAGCCCCTCAGTAACTGTGAGGTGGGGCGGCTGATAGCTGTGGATGCTGAGGTTGAGAGGATTACACAGGTTCCGCAGGACGTCGGAGGCCCCCTAAAGCAGCGCGTCACAGAGCTATTTCCTCCGTCCCTAGGGAGCTCCTGACCTAATGTGGACCTCCTCCGGGGGGAGGGCCAGATGGCTTACAGACGGGAAACCAAACACTTCGTAACAGCCTCACTCTGGGGCCCTGAGGACCAGGCCAGGCTGGCTGGGAGAAGGAGCGCCTCTGCACGTGTGGGCGCGGAGTCAACCCGAGAGGCTTCCTGGGGTTCTcggtggggagcaggggcagagGTCAGGGCGGGGACATCAGGAGAGCAGAGCTgtgaccctggggaggggggcttccAGTCTTTTCCCACACTTGTCTCCCGTTCTCCCCAGGGCCCCTGAGCCAGTGTTGCCCTCTTCCTGACCTTCATTCTTCTCTTGATGGagtcattcatttgctcattcattccacaaatatttactgaagctGCCCTGCGCCAGACCTCACACATATTCTGGAGGCGGAGGAGTGAGTGCCAGGTGGTCCTGTGGTCTCCCTATCCTTGAGTGGCCCTGCAGGGAGGCGGGATCCCAGTCTGATGGAGACAGACCTGGACACAATCATTTCCACACAGGGGGATAAGGGACCCCCACAGAAAGGAGAGGCTGCCTCAGCCTTCAAAGGCCTgaagaaggcttcacagaggaggtggtgTTAGACAGGGCTTTAGAAGCTGTGTAGGAGTTGGGTGCACAGAGAAGGAGGGGCCTGgccttccaggcagcaggaaccaCAGGAGCAGGGGCCTCAGGAAGTGTTTCCCAGATCGGAGGCGGGGAGGCGGCGGTGGCGGCCTCGGTGTACGCAGCCGGACCTGCCCATTCGTTCAGGAACATTTTCAGACCTGTGTTTCTGGGCTGGGCCTGCTCCAGGCACTTGGGGATTCAGACGTGAGTCAACCTGGGCGCCGGGGACAAGAAGCTTTCAGGGCTTGTCTTATTCTCTGCTCTGTCCCTCGGGCCTGGGGTGGTGCCTGGCACCTAACAAACATGGAGGGGTGGTGAGTGCTGTGACAGAGGTGGGGAAGGGTCTCTGGAGAACTTAGTTATGCTTATCCTGGTCGTTAGAGACCATTAAAcaggaaggggcagggccagATCTGGGTGTCAGAAAAGCGGGGCCCGGAGGGAGGCTGCAGGAGAGAGAGACGCCCCAGGTTGGGGAGGATGAGGCCTGAGCTGTctggggctgtgggagggagcaggagggggtCCTCggtggggtggaggctggggctgTCCCTGGGTGGTGCCCACACATCTGGAGCTGAGCGAGGGCGGGCTGGTGCCAAGACCGAGAGAGGTCCCTCAGGGAAGCTGGGGGTGCAGGAGAGGCCCCAGGGGATGAGGCTTTGCAGGGCCCTTCCCCaagccccaggccccgccccctcccagaGAGGTTCTCCCTTCATCAAGCTGTGACATCTCATCCTGCTCTTTGGTGCCTCTGGGGTCAGACAGACCTCACTTGCATTCCTGGCTTTGCCTGGACCTCGGGTCATCCAACTCTCTAGGCTCCATAccttcgtctgtaaaatgggtctaatAGTCCCACCTTGAAGGGCTGTGGGAGGATGGCATGAGATCAGCAGGCCCCCCTGGCAGTGTCCTGCTGGGAAGATGTGCTGAGCACATGTGaatcccttttctctccccatctGGCATCATCAGTAAGAATAgcagttgggaattccctggctgtccagtggttaggactctgcgctttctttcactgccgagggccggggttcaatccccgatcggggaactaagatctcacaagccgtgTAGTGGGgccaaaaaaagtaaagaatagcAATCATCGTGGCCAGAGTCTTTGAGCTGCGTGCTGAGCTCTTTGCTGGTGTTACTTGGCGTTCGTGGCAGCCCTGAGGCAGGTACCGATTTTCAGGCAAAACTAAGGCCCAGGAGGGTTAGGTGACGTGAATCGCGCAACTAGAGGATGGCAGAGCCCACGTGCTTCTGCGTTGCGCCACACCACGTCGATTTCTGCTTCTTTCCAAGCCCTCGCTTCTGCGTTCTAGGCCTGGCCCTGCCGTCCGTACGCTTTGTGACCTGGGTGggtctcttctctctgtcctcagcttcctcctgtaaaatgagggaactaaaatattcataataaactGAAGGGGGTAAACTAGACCGGGGTCCTTTAAACTGCCCTCCAGGAAGTCTTGGATATGGAATTGGGTCCTGGCTTCATAAAAGGGTCCAGGCAAGCAGCTTGCGAGGAATGTTCTAGAACCCACCCTAGTTTAACATTTCTTAGTTTCAAGGGATTTTTATAGAAGTGTAACATGCATACAGAAACTtgcacaaatcataagtgtaCCACTCACTGAATTTGCGATAACTGAACACACCTGTGGGACCAgttctcccacccccagctctccaTATGCCCCTTCTGGTCTCTAACCGCCCCCCAGGTTAGCTTTTCCTGCTTTGAACTTCACATAAATGGCATCGTATTCTATGTTCTCTCTCTCGTCTGCCTTCTTGTGCGCAACACGTGTTTGTGAGATTcacccacgttgctgcaaataGTCTCGTTATATGTCCTGTTATATGAACGAACCGCGATTTACTTACCCACCAAATTGACGCGCATTGGAGTTGTTTCTAGttcttttgctattgtgaatagtccTGCTGTGAACACTCTACCACACGCCTTTTGGTGAACATGTATAGGCATTTCTGTCGAGTGTATTtgcaggagtggaattgctggagtTTTCCAGCCTCGGTAGATACTGCCaaagcattttccaaagtggtggtaCCACTCCCCATTCCCACTGGCAGTGTGTGAaggagaattccagttgctcctTAGTTTTGCCGGTGCTGAGTATAGGAAGGTGCCGACCCTATTGTAGTTTTAACTTACATTTCCTTAACGACCTTGGAAGGTGACCACTTTTCCATTTATTGCCTATTTGGAACCTTCTTTTGGGAAGTCCCTGCTCAAATCTTTCTCTACTTTTAGAAAATTGGAATATCTGaactttttattgatttgtaatctatttatatgttctggatataaGTTCTTTGTTGGAATATGCATTGCAGAGAACTCCCActttgtggcttgccttttcactcttggtggtatttttttttggctgtgccgtgcagcttgtgggatcttagttccccgaccagggattgaacctgggccctcggcagtgaaagtgaggagtcttaaccagtggatgGCCAGAGAATTCCCCTcaatggtatcttttttttttttttttaatatttatttatttatttggccgcgccaggtcttagttgcggcatgcgggatcttcgttgctgagtgcaggatcttcgttgcggcgtgcgggatctttagttacaGCTTGTGAACTcttatttgcagcatgtggg carries:
- the LOC114484127 gene encoding glutamate receptor ionotropic, kainate 5-like, giving the protein MSASCVLQASELGMTSAFYKYILTTMDFPILHLDGIVEDSSNILGFSMFNTSHPFYPEFVRSLNMSWRENCEASTYPGPALSAALMFDAVHVVVSAVRELNRSQEIGVKPLACTSANIWPHGTSLMNYLRMVEYDGLTGRVEFNSKGQRTNYTLRILEKSRQGHREIGVWYSNRTLAMNATTLDINLSQTLANKTLVVTTILENPYVMRRPNFQALSGNERFEGFCVDMLRELAELLRFRYRLRLVEDGLYGAPEPNGSWTGMVGELINRKADLAVAAFTITAEREKVIDFSKPFMTLGIIPPTLG